caaaCACAATGCGCACGGAGGACAAGGACACTCCCAAGAAAATACAGccctcttttcccccttccagCAGAATCCACACAAtgagggttttatttttgtcagtacAAAGGAAGAGTCTTCTTATGCTACAAACTTGATTCTTGCACAGAACGATGTTCTAATTTAACTCCATATTCAGGAGATGATCAACCTGACTATAGGCTTTTTGCcataagaaactgaagaaaatggatACTGTTCTTCCTGAATGCTGCTACACAGGCAGCAATAAATGTAAGAAGCACACCGGCCCTAACAGCATTTTGCTCTCTGCCCGGAGTCAATAAATCCAAGCAAGCTGAGCCTGAAGATCTGCCACCTTAGCTGGATTTATGTCACCACTTATGACAGCAGGAGTCTTCACCGTGACTCTTTCCTGAAGATGACAAGGACAGAAACTGCAAGCCTTAAACAACTTCTGTCATGACAAACAAGGACAAATCCATGTAACACAGTTCGTATTAAAAAGGGTGGGGAAAGCTGAAGGACTATTAAGTGAAACATAGGGCAGAGCTGAAGGAGCTTGAAATCAGCTTTGATTTCTCACATCAGTAAAACTCAGACTTTTAGAGTCCAGAATCACTAAGAATGTAAAGAGCAGATGGGGAAAACACGCTCGAAGACCCCTCTGACATCTCACTAGCATGAGAATTTTTAGTGACTTCAAGCAGAGCACACCGAAAGCTACAGTTCTGATAAGATATGGCTCTTGTGTTTTTTGTCAATGCAAATGctgcacacacaaaacaaactgtACTGAGGAAATACAATTGGACAATACTGGAGAAAAGCTAAACTACAAATATGTGGACATCACGTCACTTCCATTTTAGTTTTACATTCAGTTCTTATTACCTGAATTATACCAAGCCAGTAAGAAATCAAATTCTAAaggcttcttttccttcaaggCCCAAAGCACCCTCTTATGTTTCTTTCCATCAGGGTGGAAGTTGGAATCGGTCAAGTCAATAGTTATAACTGCAAAAATGtacaaaagcttttttaattCTATAGACTACATTTAACACCAAAATTAAGAgttaaaagaacacaaagaaaccaaagaGCATTAGAATACCTTTTCATATGTTCAGCATCTTTACAAACTATTTGGCTATGCAAATACGACTCCCACATTATGTAAATAATCTCCTGTCATCTTTATTTTGAGGTAATACAAAACAGTTTCCTAGTGATACCAACAACAAAATCCCAATACAGGgcttcctgtgttccagtttctgccaATCACCCCTTGTTTTACTGCTGTACACCACCAATAAAAGAGTCCACCCTCATCAATTCGACTCTCACactttaggtatttataaacagCAATGAGATCCCCactcagtcttctcttccccagactgaagAGTCCCAGgactctcagcctttcctcttaAATCAGAAGACACAGATACCTcacaaataataatttctaaGGAAAGGTAAGTttcagtgttgttgttttgacACCCTATCAAGGCATTTCACCAACAGATCTGAAGTAATCACTGTTAATATCGATTACACTTACTGTATCTCATTGGTTTTTTACCAGAATACCGAGAAGGGCGGCCTTGCAGTCCAAGTTCCTCATAAGTATCTTTATCTACTGACAGAATTAGTTTtcctagaaacaaaacaaactttaaatgatttttcagcTTAGTTCCCTTGCAAGTCTTCTGAGAACCACATACTTTATACAACGTTAACTTTGAATCACTGGGTATTGCTAACGTAATCCAGACTCTTTAGTACCAGATCTGCTCCTGACATTTAAATTCCATTGTTCTTTATTATCCTACAGGTCTTATGAATTTGAATGAGAGAAGTGAAATAATGTTGCTGATTTAGGCAcagtatgtttgtttgtttgactgtACTATGGGAGTGTTTCACTCAATCCTTCCTCTGCTTGACCCCCACATTTGTGGTGTCATTGGCTGAACACAGAGCTACACTTGGGACCTGATTCTGTAAACATCCCTTCATGCTCTGCTCAATTAAACACACAAAAGCATTACATCCAGCTCCCATGGGACTGCTCTCACCGAGTGAAACACGCTTATTAGCAATGAGCAGATAATGCTCAGGAGCAGCTCCACTCCTGGCTCACAAGCCAAATCTGGCAGCTGCCACCTGGTACACAATTTCACACAAAAGATTGATACCACAGTATTTAATTCTACTATAACATACATAACAGTATAATACAGAGTACTCTGGTATTCTCTTCTGGTACAAATTGTATCTTTAAGACCAGTATGAAACAAGAAGTCAGAATGCAGCTCattgagaaaaataatcataCGTAGCAACTTCTGCCAGGTGAAGCACTGACATCTAATACTATCAATAAGCAACACTGATTTTGGAAACCATAATCAATGTACATAtcataaaaatcaaaagaacaTACCAGTTGGTAGTAAAGCTGCAGTATTATCTTGATCAATTCTGGTGTTATAGGTAAGTGCATAGCATGAACCTTTAATggtaaagcagaaaatgctgaGATTATACAGCCTCTGGAGAAAGATACAACAAACAGGAAACGTTCACTTCAAGATAATCAAGCATGCACCAAATCTTTTGAATTACATTTAATTCTTGTGTTGTCACTAGGTAAGTTTCTTCCACCTTCTTGAACAAAATGCCTATTATTAGTTTTATAAAGTTTACAATGTACTCATAATATAGGTAATGTTATCAATATACCTCAATCCAGACATACATTACTTCCATGTGCAAGCTTTTCCActcaggaaatggaagaaactgTACAtagaattgagttggaagggacctttaatgGTCACATAGTCCAGCTCCCTTGCAATAaacagagacacccacagctacatcaggttgctcagagcactgtccagcctgaccttgagtgtctccatgGATGTGGCTTCCAGACCTCTCTGTGCAATCCATGGCAGTGGCCCACCACCCCTTATTGTAAAAAGCTTCTTCCCTTcgtccaatctaaatctcccctctttcagtatgacaccattttcttttgtcctgtCTAAACAAACCTAGCTAAAGTGTCTGCCCgcttctttcttacagccctcctttagatattgaaaggccactatcaggtctccccagagccttcacttctccaggctgaacagccccagctctctcagcctgtccttgtaggagaggtgtttcagcttctgaataatttttgtggctctcctctggataTGCTctaacaggtccacatctctcctaAACCAAGGATTTCATACCTGGATGCAGTACCCCAGATGATGTATCACCAATACAGAGTAGaagggaaggatcacctccctcaacctgctggctaCACTTCTTTTGATACAGCTCAGGACACAGCTGGCTTTCTGGGttgtgagggcacactgctggctcatgactAAGTTACCATCCATCagtacccccaagtccttttcagcagggctgttctccatcctttcatcccccagctgATACTGACAGCAGGGGTTGCCATGACCCAGGagcaggaccttgcacttgaacgtgttgaacctcatgaggttctcccAGGCTCACTGCTCAAGCCTGCCCAGATCTCTcaggatggcatcccatccctcagaTGCTTTGAACACACTGTACAGCTTCctgtcatctgcaaacctgCCACTGGTGCACATGATCCCACTGTTGACGCCACTGATGAAGATACTAAAGAGCACTGGTCCTAGTACTGACATCACACTCATCACTGATTCCCAtctggacactgagccattgaccatCACTCTCTGGGTACAATCTTGCAACCAGTTTCTTGTCTGTTGAACAGCCCACCcaccaaatcatagaatcatagaattgctcaggttggaagagaccttaaagatcatcaagtccaactgcaacctgACCACgctaccctaactaacaaccctctgctcaATTATAGCTCTGAGAAAGGAGGTGATTTCTCCATAAGGTGGAGAAGATGAGAGGTGAGACTACATATTGGAGCCCTCCTGTCAGCAGGCATGCAGGGTTTAGATGGAATGGGGAAAACAGAGAGGGGGAGCAACCATAAGCTCTGGACCCATTGCTTCTATGTAAAGTAGGAAAATGTataaagcagataaaaaaatgCATAGATTTTATTAGCacactttcttccctttctttaaaacagcatAAACAGAGGCAAGTTAACGTTGCTGTTATGCAAGATCCCCTTTGTGTGTGCCACACACCCTTACCTCTCCTCACAAAGCAGTCAATGAATTCTTGAGCGACCAGCTGATGGACGGCCAAGCTCCTCACCAGGTAATACTCCCCGACGTCTGCTATGGTGTTTTTCAGCACTTCGGGCAGCACGCCGCACTCGGGGATCAGCACAGACACCTGCCGGGCACAGATACGGAAATCAAAGCGTATCCGAAACACATAAGCCATAtcccccccagctcctccatTCCCCCCAAGGCACCGCCGCCTCCCGCACTCACGCGGTAGTTGTAAGCGTGTTCCCGCACATGCACCGCGTGTCGGGAGCGCTCATGCCGCACGTGTCCCTTCTCGCACACCAGCAGGTGCCGGGGGGGCTGCTGTAGGGTCCGGAACGGCATCGACATCCTTCAATGCAACCTCATACACAAGAACgaccacagcacagcacagatgcaAAGCGTGGGACACCCCTGGCGTGACGTTACTTCCGACAGCGCGCTGCTTCCGCGTAGTCGGACCCCGAGCATGCGCTACggccaccccatagatcccgcACAGATATACCGAGTACGTGAGCACTCGCTGAGCATGTGAGATTATCAGATACAACGCAGTATCTGCTCGCTGTCTGATGAATCATAGCTCCTGAGGAGCTACCGGTTCAGTGCTTCTGGCTTGTTGTGCTGGCTCAGACCCACTTGTTTCTGGGTTCgtgccttcctgctgcttgctAATAAAGTAACTTGAGGATGGTGCTGCTCCAGACTCAGAGGCTTGCACACATGATGAGATCCCTGTCTCATTAACATTGGTTGAGGAGGTCTGAAATCTGCGCTTATACTGCCTGCATAAATTGGGTTGTTAGGAATCAAGGATGGCGATGTAATCATAGCGGTCTTCTAATTTAAAGCGTGCAAAAATGAATGGGGAAAGCACTGCTTGATGGATGTCAGTTATTACCATACCCACAGGCAGAAGCAGACAAGCATTACTCTCTGATGATCAGGAAGCCTGTTCTGCTAATGGGGTGAAAAGTTCAAGCCTCTGATCAATAAACCCAGACAGCCAGAGAGGAAATTCAGCCATATTCAAGGCAGCCTGTGGAGCTTGGGTTTGTTTTGATggcttgttggtttttttgcctgctttttttgtttgtttttcgtGAGCTTCTCTCACAAAAGTAATTTATGTTTTCTGCTAGGGATACAAATGGgttagaaaagaaatgtggaaaaaatacgCTGTGGAAAGAGCAAGAGAATCAAGATTCATGGCTGCATATTCAAGGGAGTTCAGTCAGTATTTGGGGGGTTTTGGCAGCCGTGTACTGCACTGCAGTTCAGTAGAGCATCAAAGGATTTACACCATTGTTCAGTTAGTTTGGTTCATAAGTCAGGCAATTCATTTTAACCTACCTTTACTCTTTTATGTCAGCTGTCCTACCATGGGGTATGTCTGCTTTAGAGAACCCCAAGAAGACACTgaactacattaaaaaagacATGTAGTGGTTCAGTAGTCTGAGCTgtaacatagaatcatagaatcatagaattacccaggttggaaaagaccttgaagatcatcaggtccaactgcagcctaaccagtaccctaactctaacaaccctctgctaaatcatatccctgagcaccacatccaaaaggctcttaaacacatccagggatggtgattcaaccacctccctggggagcctattccagtacctaactgtaaagaagttcttcctaatatccaacctaaacttgccctggcgcaacttgaggccatttcccctcaacctgtcacttgtcactagtgagaagagacttgccccactctcgCTGTAATGCATGCAGGATTTCCCTCCTTAAATACTGAGCTAGATACCTGTATACTAATTGTTGGTACATGTCATTTTTATAGTGATGATTACAGTTTTGTGAGTAATTAGGTGTATGGTTTCTCCATATTGTTTTTTTAGGGAAAGATATTCTGAActtgaaatactttaaattatTTGGCCCCAGAGAAGCTATCACAATTTTTGTAAGGATTTAAACCTGTATCAGGGCAATGCAGTTTTATTGCAATTCAGCTTCAGAGACTTACAGCCTGTAgccaggaggaggaaagaagtgCCTCGGGCAACCTCTTGTAATATCCTCGGGTAGGGAAGGGTCTCTAAGACACTTCCTTGAACTAGTGAAAAATTGATTCAATTTCTGTATGAAACAACTGAGATTGGAAAGGAAGGCCTGATTCCCATGATGTACAGTATCTCTAATTGTGAAGTCCAGGTATTTCTTTCATGTATCTCTTAATTACTGAAGGGCAGCCTTAACTCATTCTTTCAGGCGggtattctgtgatttacaTGACTAAATGACCGAGACTTTAATCAAATCAAATCTTAACACGTATTTgtcacatctttatttttaatttggtttgtgtctttaaaatgaatcaagttatttttctttcttcaatatTGTTGACTaccagagagaaggaaggaagctgtcCTTTGAACCTTTTAACCTTGGCTATCGTAATTAGTAAtttgtaaaacagaaacaattatcTCTAGTGCCTTGTTTATCTGAAATCATACTAATGTGTATAAGACTGAAAAATGGCACTTTGCTTGACCCTTGTCAGCTGCTTTTTTCATTGAGGAAAGTGGAAAGATGGTGAAGAGCTTGATAGTTAGCTTTATATCCTGTTTTTACATGCTCAGAGCAACGATGGGTTGTAAAAATGATCCCACTCAGCCTTGTTTTTCTAGGAGCTTACAAACAAAGCTTCTGCCAAGCTACTCcccaaagctgcttttcaagCCAGGAAGAAAGAATGGTGAGTGTTAGCTATGGACGGAGCTCCATGTTTTAGTTTAAATgcagttaaaacaaaacaaaccaagatacaaacaaacaaactccaCACAAGGGATGTTTCTTTtatagttaaaaacaaaatcaacccTCTATGATCTGGGAAACTCACTCATTCTTGTGATGCAagagtgggagaagaaaagggaaaaatcattCACCAGACAGGGCTCCAGGGAGCAGGAGTGGTTTTGGTCTTCAAGTAGTCACCTCTGTTTGCCTTTTAAGGGCCGGAATTTGGCTGAGCCCTGCATGGTGATGGGGGATTTTCCTGACTTTGTGTCTCCCTTTAAACAGAGacatatttaaacatattttctaaACCTATTATTGTGCACTCCTTTGTATGTTGATGCACGTTGTTAACAAACCTTCTGATTGTGAGACCATTGGAATTTTTGCCTGATGAACTGTTTCTCTTGCATTCCCAAATCACAAAGGTCCCATGCTGCACTTCTCACTGCTGCACgtttgtgcagctctgtgctttcaccaaggatgagcagcagagcttggTCGTGAAAGCTTAGTGCAGTAACTTCAACCATCCTTTTTCAAGGCAATTCCAAAATCACGCGGTTGCCTATTTCAAGCTATGAAGTTAAGCAACCAAAACTGTGTAATAACTTAAAATAACctaagattaaaaagaaagcatcatgTTCCCAGGCAGGAGTTGTTCCCTCAGGAGGATTCAGGTATCAAAGTGGTATTATCAGAAGTGAAGTTTAAATTTGAAGTTGCACTTTTTATCTATCTTGTGACACTCAAATTTGACTGtagaaatagataaaaatagTAATACTGGATACACCAGTTAAGAACAGTTGTTTTTCGCACATATGCCCCTGTTTCCTCACATTTATTTTAGAGtaaatcttctcttttctcattttagtCAACTCATTATTAGAATTATGGATGCCAGAGTTCTTCTGAGACAtatatttcattgtatttacAATTATAGACATGAAGTTCAATAGCCTACTTGCATTATACATTTCAAAGATATGATGTCATTGCTTCAGATACTTCTTACTTAAACACTTTTACAAATACTATTCTCCGTTAGTGGGCTGTCCTTATCATTCCAtttttgatacatttttaacattcaGACTACACTGTAGTCCTTCCTAAGCCTTATTTCTGCTCTGGGATCTAAGCGTAAAACAGGACCTTTTCACAAGCTGCCCTGTATTCAGCATGTATATTCCTCTGTCATTTGGAAAGTACTTTTCAAAAACCTCACTGAGACTTAAATGAGGATGAAGGCTTTCAAGTTTAGCCTCCTATGTTTAAGAAGTCTAAGCTTTTGCAAAATTATTGACATCCATGTTCAAATAACCCCGTAAACACCTATTCATGATGCGCATTTATTACCAGGCTTTGAAACACTTCTCTCCAGTCACCTGGAAGCTCTGTTATGAGAAATGGGCTTTACATGGAACtgatcataaaatcacagagttaaagaatggcttgggttggaagggacctcaaggatcatcaagctccaaccccccctgccgCATGCAGGCCAGCACCCTCCACATCTAATATTAGATGATATTATCTGTTCTGGTCTTCATCATTTTTAAGACTGGAGGTCTCCCAAGCATTTATCCATTATTTTTCCTGGATAAACTGTTTGAGAACAAAACTAATCAAAAGTTTTGCCTCTACAGGTCATCTTTTTATCTGAGATCTGAGAGCTTCTGCATCTTTTAGTACACAAGCCATTCACAGCAAAACAGTTGTTATTTGCCACGGCGGGAGGAAAAATTCTGTAGAGCCAAAGTCTTTATATTCTGCCTGCTAGCGGTTTGTGTCTGGCTGAAGTTCCTGCCAATACCGCTGTTCTTGCTTCTGGCCAAATGTGTGAGGAAACAGGCAGTTTTAAACAAAAGTCTGGCAGttttagacaaaaaaaatccaggcAAGAAACTGCATC
The window above is part of the Coturnix japonica isolate 7356 chromosome 2, Coturnix japonica 2.1, whole genome shotgun sequence genome. Proteins encoded here:
- the RPP40 gene encoding ribonuclease P protein subunit p40 isoform X2: MSMPFRTLQQPPRHLLVCEKGHVRHERSRHAVHVREHAYNYRVSVLIPECGVLPEVLKNTIADVGEYYLVRSLAVHQLVAQEFIDCFVRRGSCYALTYNTRIDQDNTAALLPTGKLILSVDKDTYEELGLQGRPSRYSGKKPMRYIITIDLTDSNFHPDGKKHKRVLWALKEKKPLEFDFLLAWYNSGAEGSTLMSYFPKNQIQALKPKVTFSTLRDLQCPTLQSNELQGKPEESCSTEELFEWLGAVLNQVNLDNVSSSFLSTYCCPQPNTIADRAFLCTITGFIIPEKIIQLLEQLCCYFGEPKLAPWLTLTVHGFADSPVSWRENEHGFHKGGENLYNFVLFRNLDYWLQMALGTNDDCPP